A region of the Microbulbifer pacificus genome:
GGCGACTACCTACGCAGCAATAAGATTTCGTTGTTAGACTTTAACCCAAAAGAGCGATTCCTTCCTTTTAGGTATTTTGGTGAGGGTGTTTACTCACATTGGGTGGAGCAATTAAATATTGGTCAGTATCATGTTGTGTTACTTGAGGAGTTAATGCAAGAAAAAGATAGCATCGAGCGACTTTCTCAATATATTGAATTCCCGCTAAATGCCGAAAACTTCTCAAGTTTTGGTGCTTCGAATAAAGGCGCAAATAGGTCCACTGTCGCCAAGTTGAATTTTTTGAGGTTCGGTGGGGTGTACCGAATATTCCCTGCTTCGTTTCGAAAATGGTTTAAAGGGCGTTTCCATAAGAGCATACCTCCAGCAAAAAAAAATCATATGAAATCCTTAGAGCTTTGGTATGAAGGGGAGAGAAAATATTGGAAACGAGCTGGGCATAACATCCAAAAATATTGGTGGTAATTTTTATGCGACATATTCTGCTAAAAAAT
Encoded here:
- a CDS encoding sulfotransferase domain-containing protein encodes the protein MKVNKKLILIVGFRKCGTTTLFDYLSQHEGISAASPKEPQLLCSGNRLDEEFLAGYLSCFDQNAEILLDGSTLLISDPDAIQWAIRTFSEVKIVVCIRNPVNRFISSYWHSKGKENPQEYRGLDEVIEQLDSWGKDKFFKEKEWLNEQPFHRQFYSGDYLRSNKISLLDFNPKERFLPFRYFGEGVYSHWVEQLNIGQYHVVLLEELMQEKDSIERLSQYIEFPLNAENFSSFGASNKGANRSTVAKLNFLRFGGVYRIFPASFRKWFKGRFHKSIPPAKKNHMKSLELWYEGERKYWKRAGHNIQKYWW